The sequence CGGCGGACAGCGCGGGACCCAGCGTCAGCGCCGCCAGCAGCAGTATCCACATAGGGGAACACCGTTTCTTCATGCGTCACTCCTCTTCCGCGTTAGCGAAGGTCCGGGCAAAACATCACGCAAGGCCGAAAAGGCCGCGCGCAAACGATTCTGAAAATGGCTTGCCAGGCTGGTAACCGCGCACCCATTCTCCATCGATGACAAGGTACGGCACGCCCAGTCTGCCGGTGCGCGTTTCGAGCGCGCGGGCATGCTCCGGACTCTCCTTGATGTCGCGGACCTCGTACCGGATGCCGTGCGCGTCCATATATGCCTTCAATTGCTGGCAGTCTCCACAGAGCTGGGCGCTGTATAGAATGATTTCCCTGGGCATGCGCCGTCCTTTTGTTGCCTACGCCTTTTCGTAGGCGTACTGGCCGCCGGGCGCCGCGGTGCGGCGCAGCAGGCCTGTCTCGAACAACCGGACCAGCACGGGCGCGAGTTGATACACCGTGAAATGGAATCCCTGCCGGTTCAGGTGCAAAACCACTTGCGCCGTCGTGCGGGCGGACGCAAAGAAGCCCTGTTTCACGAGACCGACGATGAGCTGAGCGAGCCCGCCCGCAGCCGTGCGCTCCGCCTTGTTCGACGCGTCTTTTTGCCGCTTCTTTGTTTCCCTCTTACTGGTTCCAGGTTTCGCCGCCTTGGTCTTGGGCTTTGGCCGCGCCTTTGGCGGCGTCTTATCCGCTGTTTCCGGGCCATGCCGGAACGCGTTAAGCGGGTTGGCGCCCGAGAGCGTACGCAATACGCCGTCCGCGCCATCGAGGGCGCGTCCCACGACGCCTTCGTTCAGATGGGGCCCAACCTTTTCCTCGATGAAATCGGCGACTTCGTCCGCATCCAGTTCCTCGATACCGAGCCGGTCGGCTACCATATTTATGGCCGCCACGGACGTGTCCAGGAGCGTGCGCGAGCCGGGAAGCGCGAAGAGACGGTGAGCGGCGTCCGTTTCCTGTTCTTCTTCGTCTCTGCCTGCGCCGCTCAACAGGACGTCGAGGGCGCGATGGAACGCCGCTTCCTGCAGGCCGCGCGGCAAGTCCTTCACCAGTTCGGCAGCTTCTTTGAAAATACGTTTCATATTTGGGTCGGGCATTGTGCCTTACCTCACGTTTGTCAAGGCAATTATACCGAAGCCGCGTGCGATTCCTGGAACTGGCGGTAGATGCCGCCGAAAGCCCCATTACTGAGTATCAACACCACGTCTCCCCGTTGCTCCGTGCCGCGTACCTCGGCCACGATTTCCGCGACGCTGTTCGCGGCGCGGCAAGGCACGCCGCGCTTGCCCAGAGACGCCGCGAGCGCGTCCCGGTCCAGCCGTTCCTCTTCCGGAATGCGTTCTACGCGGTACACGGGGCCTAGCCAGACTTGGTGCGCGCCGGAAAACGCGTCCAGCATGTCTTGTTGAAACCGCTTTGTGACCGTGGTGTTCGAGCGCGGCTCGAAAAGCACGCGGACGCGCCGGTCCGGCCAGAAGTCGCGCGCGGCCGCGATCGTTTCGCGTATCGCGGTGGGATGGTGCGCGAAATCGTCGAGGTAGGTGATGCCCGCGGCTTCAAGAAAGACTTCCATCCGGCGGCGCACGCCGCGGAAGGTCCGGAGCGCGTCCGCGACGGCTTCGGGCGCCGCGCCCAGGATGCCCGCGACGGCCACGGCGGCGAGGGCGTTCTGTTGATTGTGCCGGCCCTTGAGCGAGGGCTCGATATCCGCCCAGAACACGCCCTCGCGGTATACGCGCACGTGCGGGCGGCCCTGTGCCGCGGGCGCGAGTTCGCCGCGCCAGGTTGCGCCTTCCGTAAACCCGTACGTGGCGGTGCGGCTGAAGGCGTGAGGAAGGAGCGACGCCGCGTGGTTGTCCGCGCACGCGATAAGCCAGCCCGACCGCGGGACCTGGCGCAGCATGCGCTGGAAGGCCGTCTCGATCTCGGCGAGATGGGCGTAAATGTCGCCGTGGTCGAACTCGACCGAAGTCGCAACCGCGACCTCGGGCAGATAATGCAGGAATTTGGCGCGCTTGTCGAAGAAGGCGGAATCGTATTCGTCGCCTTCGATGACAAACGGCGCGCCGGGCGCGCCGAGGCGCGCCGAGTGCTCATAATCGAGAGGTTGCCCGCCGATGAAGAAGCCCGGCGCCAGGCCGCACCGGTCCAGCACGAACGCGGTGAGCGCGGTTGTCGTAGTCTTGCCGTGGGTGCCGCTGATGACGATGGGGCGCCGGGGCCGGAGCACATGCTCCTTCAACCATTCGGGCAGGCTCATCATTCGCATGCGGCGTTCGAGCGCGCATTCCACCTCCGGGTTGCCCCGGCTCAACGCGTTGCCCGCCACGACCACGTCGGGCGACCAATCCAGATTGGCGGCGTCATAGGCGTAGGTCACAGGCGCGCGTAACGCAGCGACCATCTCCGACGTGGGCGGATACAGCGGCGTATCGCTGCCGCGCACTTCCCACCCGGCTTCGACGGCCAGCCGCGCGCCGGCGACCATGCCGGTGCCGCCGATACCGCTGAAATGGACGCGCGGCCTTCTGCCTTCGTGCTGCATGGGAAAGCCCCTTCAAACTCAGGAACCGCGCGCACGATACCCATTTCCGGCGCGGGAAAGCAATGTCCCGCTGCGTGCGGAAACGGTTGCGGCCGTGCGCGCGGTCACGCGGCGCCGTGCCCGCGAATCACGACGTAACAGGTCTTGAGCAGGATATAAATGTCGAGGAAGATGGACCAGTGGTCGATGTATTTCAGGTCGAGGTTGACCCACTCCCTGAACGAGAGGTCGCTGCGGCCGCTGACCTGCCAGAGGCCCGTCATGCCGGGTTTGACACTGA comes from Candidatus Hydrogenedentota bacterium and encodes:
- a CDS encoding glutaredoxin family protein produces the protein MPREIILYSAQLCGDCQQLKAYMDAHGIRYEVRDIKESPEHARALETRTGRLGVPYLVIDGEWVRGYQPGKPFSESFARGLFGLA
- a CDS encoding UDP-N-acetylmuramate:L-alanyl-gamma-D-glutamyl-meso-diaminopimelate ligase: MQHEGRRPRVHFSGIGGTGMVAGARLAVEAGWEVRGSDTPLYPPTSEMVAALRAPVTYAYDAANLDWSPDVVVAGNALSRGNPEVECALERRMRMMSLPEWLKEHVLRPRRPIVISGTHGKTTTTALTAFVLDRCGLAPGFFIGGQPLDYEHSARLGAPGAPFVIEGDEYDSAFFDKRAKFLHYLPEVAVATSVEFDHGDIYAHLAEIETAFQRMLRQVPRSGWLIACADNHAASLLPHAFSRTATYGFTEGATWRGELAPAAQGRPHVRVYREGVFWADIEPSLKGRHNQQNALAAVAVAGILGAAPEAVADALRTFRGVRRRMEVFLEAAGITYLDDFAHHPTAIRETIAAARDFWPDRRVRVLFEPRSNTTVTKRFQQDMLDAFSGAHQVWLGPVYRVERIPEEERLDRDALAASLGKRGVPCRAANSVAEIVAEVRGTEQRGDVVLILSNGAFGGIYRQFQESHAASV